Part of the Bacteroidales bacterium genome, TGCCTTTATTTGCTTCTTTATTTCGGCAACTAGTTTTTCCTTAATTGATTCGTGAACGAGAAGATAATCAGGAGCAACACAGGTTTGTCCGCCGTTTAAAAATTTCCCCCAAACAATACGTTTGGCTGCCATTTTCAGATTGGCATCCTTTTCAATAATTGTAGGGCTTTTACCTCCAAGTTCCAAGGCAAGGGGCGTTAAATTCTCAGTAGCGGCTCGCATAATAATTTTTCCTACTGCTGTACTGCCCGTATAGAAAATATAATTGAAAGGGTGTTTTAATAAGCTTGTAGTTTCTTCAATGCCACCTTCTATAACTTGTAATATACCTTCGTCAAAACTTTCATTTATGATTTTAGCCATTGCATTTGAGGCGTTTAGCGATAATTCGCTGGGCTTAATAATAACTGTATTTCCGGCTGCTAAAGCCGATACTGCGGGTAAAATAGATAGTTGATACGGATAATTCCAAGCCCCAATAACTAAAACATTTCCAAATGGCTCAGGAATAATAAAGCTTTTTCCCGGAAAATTACTCAAGCCGCTACCCACACGTTTAATCTTAGACCAACTTTTTAATTTGTTGATAGCTATTTTTATTTCGTGGTAGATAATAGCAAGTTCCGTTTCGTAGGTTTCAAAAGCCGATTTTTTAAAATCTTTATACAGAGCTTCATTTAATAAAGACTCATTGGCCTTTAATACTTGTAGTAATTTTTTTAGTTGTATAATTCGGAATTTGGTATCCTTCGACTGATTACTATCAAAGAATAAAGATTGTTTATCTAAAATATTTTTAAAATTATTTTTCATCAGATGCTGTTTTTTTTAGAAGTGAATAATAATTAAAAATTACGGTATGAATATTTTTCTTTAATGCGTCGATGGTGTATATCCCATCTAAAATTGTTTCTCCAATAAGCATGCTTAACAACTGTCGAGCAGTAATTTCAGTGTCTATATCTGATCTTATTTCACCTACTTCCTTTGCTGTTTCTAATATTTGATAGAGGTAGTAGCCTTTGCGGTAGAAGTGGATATTTACGCGTTTCCTCAGTTCCTCGTAGTTGGAAGCAGCCTGAAATAAGAAACGAAAATAAGAAGTTAATTGTTCAGACTTTAGCAGGTTTGCAATTTCTTCGTAGGGATCTATAAAACTTTTTTCAAAACGTTCGAGTTTTTCTGCTAAAGAAATATC contains:
- a CDS encoding aldehyde dehydrogenase, translating into MKNNFKNILDKQSLFFDSNQSKDTKFRIIQLKKLLQVLKANESLLNEALYKDFKKSAFETYETELAIIYHEIKIAINKLKSWSKIKRVGSGLSNFPGKSFIIPEPFGNVLVIGAWNYPYQLSILPAVSALAAGNTVIIKPSELSLNASNAMAKIINESFDEGILQVIEGGIEETTSLLKHPFNYIFYTGSTAVGKIIMRAATENLTPLALELGGKSPTIIEKDANLKMAAKRIVWGKFLNGGQTCVAPDYLLVHESIKEKLVAEIKKQIKAIHGENPTESEAFVRIINPRHFQRLLKLIDNEKVIIGGDVCENELYIAPTVLDNVSFDDEVMKEEIFGPILPIITYKDLNWAIAQIKSRPKPLALYLFSNSSTIQKRVLQEISFGGGAINDVIMHLANSKLPFGGVGNSGMGNYHGEYGFKTFSHHKSIIKKTNWFEPWFKYPPYTKGKLKLIRKILG
- a CDS encoding TetR/AcrR family transcriptional regulator, translating into MDTRELIIQKSFILFLKNGFKEVSINEIIHSCDLSKGAFYHHFESKEQVYMEVINRFFFFYFRKQNVFYSVDISLAEKLERFEKSFIDPYEEIANLLKSEQLTSYFRFLFQAASNYEELRKRVNIHFYRKGYYLYQILETAKEVGEIRSDIDTEITARQLLSMLIGETILDGIYTIDALKKNIHTVIFNYYSLLKKTASDEK